In a genomic window of Ptiloglossa arizonensis isolate GNS036 chromosome 12, iyPtiAriz1_principal, whole genome shotgun sequence:
- the LOC143153309 gene encoding chymotrypsin-1-like: MCRILFNLLLFAIIGLVGAASVRNLVTDSFTAIVGPHKSIKIVRGSIAQQGQFPYTVSFRMGNQHFCGGVIINKNHILTAAHCIRTAARNINNATIVTGSIYLDQGGESHKVAAMYYVVNFPGDGDIGMIKLADEINFNDYQQPIPLATNRPPEGAYAVVSGWGLTSTPPSQLSNMQQFLFVKIIDTNTCREVYGDITTEICTLNNVNQGICSGDSGGPLVFNGQVVGIVSRGVLCAQGYPDVFTSVYDNLQFINLEEAT; the protein is encoded by the exons ATGTGTCGCATTCTCTTCAATCTTCTTTTATTTGCGATCATCGGCCTTG TCGGCGCCGCTTCTGTCCGCAATTTGGTCACCGATAGTTTCACAGCAATAGTGGGCCCTCACAAGTCTATAAAGATAGTGCGCGGTTCAATAGCTCAACAAGGCCAATTTCCCTATACAGTATCCTTCAGGATGGGAAATCAGCACTTTTGTGGGGGTGTCATAATTAACAAGAATCATATTCTTACTGCGGCACACTGTATTCGAACCGCTGCTCGAAACATAAACAATGCGACCATTGTAACTGGTTCCATTTACCTTGATCAGGGTGGTGAAAGCCATAAAGTGGCAGCTATGTATTACGTTGTAAATTTCCCTGGAGATGGGGACATTGGTATGATTAAG CTTGCCGATGAGATCAACTTCAACGATTACCAACAGCCTATTCCTCTTGCCACTAACAGACCACCAGAAGGTGCCTATGCTGTTGTAAGCGGTTGGGGCCTTACGTCCACTCCTCCGTCCCAACTTTCAAACATGCAGCAATTTCTCTTCGTCAAGATCATCGACACTAACACTTGCAGAGAAGTATATGGCGACATAACCACAGAGATCTGCACTTTAAACAATGTCAACCAAGGAATATGCAGT GGTGACAGTGGCGGTCCATTGGTCTTCAATGGTCAAGTCGTTGGTATCGTGTCTCGTGGTGTTCTTTGCGCACAAGGATACCCAGATGTTTTCACCAGTGTTTACGACAACCTGCAGTTTATTAATCTAGAAGAGGCAACCTAA